The genomic DNA CTAAAAAAAGTAGTGAAATTATTGTTATCATTGACGAATTATATAAAAATATCTCAGAGTGTCAATGTACAGATATTCTGACTCATCACTAATCCCCTCTTTCTCCTTTCTCTTAATTACCACCAATTACCAATTTTTTTCTCGCATTTTAATTACAAATTTTTCCAGTATATTGCATATTCCATCAATAAAGTCGTCTTTTATCCAGTAAATCTTCTCCTTGCCTTTCGTCTCATACCGCACAATATCAATATTCCTTAAAGTTCTTAAAGTAACAGAAGCGAGCGCTTCTGAAATACCCATTTCTTTAGCAATCTCACCTGGTGTCATTTTTCTACCCAATAACAATTTCACAATCTGATAAGCTGTCGGATTTCCCAAAACCCTGCAGACCCTTGACGCCCTATACTCAGTCTCCGGCATCTTCTTTCTCATACTACATTATACACAATACTATAAATCAGTCAATCCTTTAAATAATTAAACAATTAAACAATTGTTTAATTGTTTAATTGATTAAGTATTGAATTGTCAGGGATATCAATGGATTAATTTTAATCCATCTAATATACGCGGTATTTTACTCTTTCTGATATTTCTCCGCTGGTAGATCTGCCGGTCACTTCAAGTTCGTAAAGTCCTGGTTTGGGTTGCCAAAGGAATGTGACCTCCCTT from candidate division WOR-3 bacterium includes the following:
- a CDS encoding metalloregulator ArsR/SmtB family transcription factor: MRKKMPETEYRASRVCRVLGNPTAYQIVKLLLGRKMTPGEIAKEMGISEALASVTLRTLRNIDIVRYETKGKEKIYWIKDDFIDGICNILEKFVIKMREKNW